A part of Propioniciclava coleopterorum genomic DNA contains:
- a CDS encoding type I restriction endonuclease subunit R, giving the protein MSAQHREKTFEDELVAHLAAHGWEYSPDDDGYDVDRALYPPDVEAWLAGTQPQEWDKLVKPSFSPEAQRKAVDSLLTRLAKVLDQDPKVGGGSLAVLRKGFKHQTASFTMMQRRPEQTVNETINARYAANRLRVMRQVHYSVKKPALSLDLVFFVNGIPVATAELKTDFTQSINDAKRQYLYDRPPAGEPLLGFGSRALVHFAVSNDEVWMTTRLAGEQTRFLPFNRGVAGHAGNGADEDGGSPTSYLWRDVLARDAWLDILGKFIHYETTQHKDPDTGAVASSRALIFPRFHQLDAVTRLVADARVNGPGQRYLIQHSAGSGKTRSIAWTAHRLATLHDAANKKVFDTVIVVTDRTVLDDQLQEAVKQIETTSGVVATISKREASKESFSSKSAYLASTLAGGKLIVVVTLQTFPFVLEAIRQNKALAGRSFAVIADEAHSSQTGQAAAKLKQVLSAQEFADLADGGEVDVEAVLAADAAAQADAHNISFVAFTATPKAKTIELFGTRQADGSPPRAFHVYTMAQAIEEGFILDVLANYTSYYTAWQLAKNAESNGLPVVRTDEEGNLVDQDAARKGLLRWVKLHPTNIAQKVAIIVEFFEANVKHLLDGQAKAMVVTDSRMAAVRYKRAIDAYIAKQGYSDVATLVAFSGEVVFSPSDLLPEDAGTLIADEPYTESTMNPGVKDLRGAFDTDEYQVMIVANKFQTGFDQPKLCFMAVDKRLDGVATVQTLSRLNRALPGKKTMVLDFVNNPDDVLASFRQFYAEAELSGTTDPNLIHDLATKLDLTDIYWADELGHVVEVFIQGLGNNALAGALQPVKHRYMAQWKAAHSGHDKAKVNELDQFRKDVSSYVRLYDFISQVFAFEDTDVEKHAIFYRLLAPHLRTDQADTPVDLTGVTLPLIYQKKTGDKQDLGLAQAPAADPMKPITGVGTKPPREPQDVLLERVIQELNAKFTGEDFRESQVKAWVAALTEALREDQSLVAQAKVNSLEQFLASPSLHDAVMLAVAETHVAQGRMAELFGEKGAVEQAVLEALGEIFYRDEHDAKN; this is encoded by the coding sequence ATGAGCGCGCAGCACCGGGAGAAGACGTTCGAGGACGAGCTGGTTGCTCATCTGGCGGCGCACGGGTGGGAGTACAGCCCTGACGACGACGGCTACGACGTGGACCGGGCGCTGTATCCGCCGGATGTGGAGGCGTGGCTGGCCGGCACGCAGCCGCAGGAGTGGGACAAGCTGGTCAAGCCGTCCTTCAGCCCCGAGGCGCAGCGCAAGGCCGTCGACAGCTTGTTGACCCGGCTGGCGAAGGTGCTCGATCAGGACCCGAAGGTCGGGGGCGGAAGCCTGGCGGTGCTACGGAAGGGCTTCAAGCATCAGACGGCCAGCTTCACGATGATGCAGCGGCGCCCCGAGCAGACCGTGAACGAGACGATCAACGCCCGGTACGCGGCGAACCGGCTGCGGGTGATGCGGCAGGTGCACTACTCGGTGAAAAAGCCGGCGCTGTCGTTGGACCTGGTGTTCTTCGTCAACGGCATCCCGGTGGCGACCGCGGAGCTGAAGACCGACTTCACCCAGTCGATCAACGACGCGAAGCGGCAGTACCTCTACGACCGGCCGCCGGCTGGCGAGCCGCTGCTGGGGTTCGGTAGCCGGGCCTTGGTGCATTTCGCGGTGTCCAACGACGAGGTGTGGATGACGACCCGGCTGGCCGGGGAGCAGACCCGGTTCCTGCCGTTCAACCGGGGCGTTGCCGGGCATGCGGGGAACGGCGCCGATGAGGACGGCGGCAGCCCGACCAGCTACCTGTGGCGCGACGTGCTGGCCCGGGATGCGTGGCTCGACATTCTGGGCAAGTTCATCCACTACGAGACGACCCAGCACAAGGACCCCGACACCGGAGCGGTGGCGTCCAGCCGCGCGCTGATTTTTCCCCGCTTCCATCAGCTCGATGCGGTCACCCGCCTGGTCGCCGATGCCCGCGTGAACGGGCCCGGCCAGCGGTACCTGATCCAGCACAGTGCCGGATCAGGGAAGACGCGTTCGATCGCGTGGACGGCGCATCGGCTCGCGACGTTGCATGATGCGGCGAACAAGAAGGTGTTCGACACCGTGATCGTGGTGACCGACCGAACCGTCCTGGACGATCAGCTGCAGGAGGCCGTCAAACAGATCGAGACCACCTCCGGGGTCGTGGCCACGATCAGCAAGCGGGAAGCATCCAAGGAATCCTTCTCGTCCAAGTCGGCCTACCTGGCCTCGACCTTGGCCGGCGGCAAGCTCATCGTGGTGGTGACCCTGCAGACGTTCCCGTTCGTGTTGGAGGCGATCCGGCAGAACAAGGCGCTGGCGGGCAGGTCGTTCGCTGTCATCGCCGATGAGGCCCATTCGAGCCAGACCGGGCAGGCGGCGGCGAAGCTGAAGCAGGTGCTCTCAGCGCAGGAGTTCGCCGACCTGGCCGACGGCGGCGAAGTCGACGTCGAGGCGGTCCTGGCCGCCGATGCTGCGGCTCAGGCCGACGCCCACAACATCAGCTTCGTGGCCTTCACGGCGACCCCGAAGGCGAAGACGATCGAGCTGTTCGGCACCCGCCAGGCGGACGGTTCGCCGCCGCGCGCGTTCCACGTGTACACGATGGCCCAGGCGATCGAGGAGGGCTTCATCCTCGATGTGCTGGCCAACTACACCAGCTACTACACCGCCTGGCAGTTGGCCAAGAACGCCGAGTCGAATGGATTGCCGGTCGTCCGCACCGACGAGGAGGGCAACCTGGTCGACCAGGACGCCGCCAGGAAGGGGCTGCTGCGCTGGGTGAAGCTCCACCCGACCAACATCGCCCAGAAGGTGGCGATCATCGTGGAGTTCTTCGAGGCGAACGTGAAGCATCTGCTCGACGGGCAGGCCAAGGCGATGGTGGTGACCGACTCCCGCATGGCCGCGGTGCGCTACAAGCGTGCCATCGACGCCTACATCGCCAAGCAGGGCTACTCGGACGTGGCCACGCTGGTGGCGTTCTCCGGGGAGGTCGTCTTCTCCCCGTCCGATCTGCTGCCGGAGGACGCCGGCACGCTGATCGCCGATGAGCCCTACACCGAGTCCACCATGAACCCCGGCGTGAAGGACCTGCGGGGCGCGTTCGACACCGACGAGTACCAGGTCATGATCGTGGCGAACAAGTTCCAGACCGGATTCGACCAGCCCAAGCTGTGCTTCATGGCCGTCGACAAGCGCCTGGATGGTGTGGCGACCGTGCAGACCCTTTCCCGGCTGAACCGGGCGCTGCCGGGCAAGAAGACGATGGTGCTGGACTTCGTGAACAACCCCGACGACGTGCTGGCGTCGTTCCGGCAGTTCTACGCCGAGGCCGAACTGTCGGGCACCACCGACCCGAACCTGATCCACGACCTGGCCACCAAGCTCGATCTGACCGATATCTACTGGGCCGACGAACTCGGACATGTGGTGGAGGTGTTCATCCAGGGCTTGGGCAACAACGCGCTCGCCGGTGCTCTCCAGCCGGTCAAGCACCGCTACATGGCCCAGTGGAAGGCGGCCCACTCGGGCCACGACAAGGCGAAGGTGAACGAACTGGACCAGTTCCGCAAGGACGTCAGTTCCTATGTGCGGCTCTACGACTTCATCTCTCAGGTGTTCGCGTTCGAGGACACCGACGTGGAGAAGCACGCCATCTTCTACCGGCTGCTGGCGCCGCATCTGCGCACCGACCAGGCGGACACCCCCGTGGACCTGACCGGCGTGACGCTGCCGCTCATCTACCAGAAGAAGACCGGCGACAAGCAGGACCTGGGCTTGGCCCAGGCGCCGGCCGCCGACCCGATGAAGCCCATCACCGGGGTCGGGACCAAACCGCCACGCGAACCGCAGGATGTGTTGTTGGAGCGGGTCATCCAAGAACTCAACGCCAAGTTCACGGGGGAGGACTTCCGCGAAAGCCAGGTGAAGGCGTGGGTGGCGGCGCTGACCGAGGCGCTGCGGGAGGACCAGAGCCTGGTCGCCCAGGCGAAGGTGAACAGCCTGGAGCAGTTCCTGGCCTCCCCGTCGCTGCACGACGCCGTCATGCTGGCCGTGGCAGAGACGCACGTGGCGCAGGGGCGGATGGCTGAGTTGTTCGGTGAGAAGGGTGCGGTCGAGCAGGCGGTCCTGGAGGCGCTCGGGGAGATCTTCTACCGGGATGAGCACGACGCGAAGAACTGA
- a CDS encoding PQQ-dependent sugar dehydrogenase: MTTERATFDEPWAMAFLPGTPWLAVTERTGALHLIDPASGKQLAVAGTPRVRVAGQGGLGDVVPGPTFAEDGTVYLSWVEGDGSASGAVVGRGRLTVDGDAARLDGLTAIWRQPPTSGGGHFSHRLAFSPDGAHLFVSSGDRQKMEPAQDLSTTLGKILRLLPDGTPAPGNPFADRPGAEAIWSYGHRNVLGLDFDEAGRLWASEMGPQGGDELNLIEPGGNYGWPRASNGSHYGGGEIPDHADGDGFVAPSAWWTPSVSPGSLLLYTGDAVPAWRGDALLGALSGQALLRVDLEDGRAVATQTVPLGNRIRAVQQGPDGSLWLLEDGAGGRLLQVGVG; encoded by the coding sequence ATGACGACGGAGCGCGCCACGTTCGACGAGCCCTGGGCGATGGCCTTCCTTCCGGGGACGCCCTGGCTGGCCGTCACCGAGCGCACCGGCGCCCTGCACCTGATCGACCCGGCGTCCGGGAAGCAACTGGCCGTGGCGGGCACGCCGCGCGTCCGGGTGGCAGGGCAGGGCGGACTGGGCGACGTCGTGCCGGGGCCGACCTTCGCCGAGGACGGCACGGTGTACCTGAGTTGGGTCGAGGGCGACGGGTCGGCGTCCGGCGCGGTCGTCGGCCGGGGCCGCCTCACCGTCGACGGCGACGCCGCCCGACTCGACGGTCTCACGGCGATCTGGCGGCAACCCCCGACGTCGGGCGGTGGGCACTTCAGCCACCGACTGGCGTTCTCCCCCGACGGCGCCCACCTGTTCGTCAGTTCGGGCGACCGGCAGAAGATGGAGCCCGCCCAGGACCTGTCGACCACCCTGGGCAAGATCCTGCGGCTGCTGCCCGACGGCACCCCCGCGCCGGGCAACCCGTTCGCCGACCGGCCGGGTGCCGAGGCGATCTGGAGCTACGGGCACCGCAACGTGCTGGGGCTCGACTTCGACGAGGCCGGCAGGCTGTGGGCCTCGGAGATGGGCCCCCAAGGCGGCGACGAACTCAACCTGATCGAGCCGGGCGGCAACTACGGCTGGCCGCGGGCGTCCAACGGCTCGCACTACGGCGGCGGCGAGATCCCCGACCACGCCGACGGCGACGGGTTCGTCGCCCCGTCGGCCTGGTGGACGCCGTCGGTGTCGCCCGGATCGCTGCTGCTCTACACCGGGGACGCCGTGCCGGCGTGGCGCGGGGACGCGCTGCTGGGCGCGCTGTCGGGCCAGGCGCTGCTCCGGGTCGACCTCGAGGACGGCCGCGCCGTCGCCACCCAGACCGTCCCGTTGGGGAACCGGATCCGCGCCGTGCAGCAGGGCCCCGACGGTTCGCTGTGGCTGCTGGAGGACGGCGCGGGCGGACGCCTGCTGCAGGTCGGGGTCGGCTGA
- a CDS encoding ArsR/SmtB family transcription factor, which translates to MVVYEGSEEQTNRIFRALADPTRRDIVRRTVSGEASVSELAAAYDMSFAAVQKHVAVLEAAGLVAKEQRGRERIVRGRPEVLRHVHAVLDELELLWRTRMQQLDDLFAQEAEADAATRPHDGTPPPPVP; encoded by the coding sequence ATGGTTGTATATGAAGGCTCCGAGGAGCAGACGAACCGGATCTTCCGGGCCCTGGCCGACCCGACGCGACGTGACATCGTCCGCCGGACGGTGTCGGGCGAGGCGTCGGTCTCGGAGCTGGCGGCGGCCTACGACATGTCGTTCGCCGCGGTGCAGAAGCACGTCGCGGTGCTCGAGGCGGCCGGGCTGGTCGCCAAGGAGCAGCGCGGACGCGAGCGCATCGTCCGCGGCCGACCCGAGGTGCTGCGGCACGTGCACGCCGTGCTCGACGAGCTCGAACTGCTGTGGCGCACCCGGATGCAGCAGCTGGACGACCTCTTCGCGCAGGAGGCCGAAGCCGACGCCGCCACCCGACCCCACGACGGCACGCCGCCGCCCCCCGTCCCCTGA
- a CDS encoding SRPBCC family protein: MPITDVTRDLDALTLTVVAEFPVPVQRLWDAYTDPRQIEKFWGPPTFPATFTRHDAHAGGRSDYVMTGPDGERHGGYWEWLSVDAPRSFEVVDGFAEADGRPNTDLPTTRARFAFEPAGAGSRVTCVSTFGSLAELEQLVAMGMEEGMREAMGQIDAVVADLASFAAGRGTQTQLLDDTRVRITRIIRGSVEDVWRAHHEPALIQRWMRGPDGWVMPVCELASEVGGTFRQEWETDEGADRFGFTGTLLESTPPYREVSTEQMIGTDGPGTVNELTLTPVEGGTLLALVITYPDAATRDAVLATGMAEGMEAGYARLDAELQAA; this comes from the coding sequence ATGCCCATCACCGATGTCACCCGCGACCTCGACGCCCTCACGCTCACCGTGGTGGCCGAGTTCCCCGTCCCCGTGCAGCGCCTCTGGGACGCCTACACCGACCCGCGCCAGATCGAGAAGTTCTGGGGCCCGCCGACCTTCCCCGCCACCTTCACCCGCCACGACGCCCACGCCGGCGGGCGCAGCGACTACGTCATGACCGGCCCCGACGGCGAGCGCCACGGCGGCTACTGGGAGTGGCTGTCCGTGGACGCCCCCCGCTCCTTCGAGGTCGTCGACGGCTTCGCCGAGGCGGACGGCCGCCCGAACACCGACCTGCCCACGACCCGCGCCCGGTTCGCGTTCGAGCCGGCCGGGGCGGGGTCGCGCGTGACGTGCGTGTCGACCTTCGGGTCGTTGGCCGAACTCGAGCAACTCGTCGCCATGGGCATGGAGGAGGGCATGCGCGAGGCCATGGGGCAGATCGACGCCGTGGTGGCCGACCTGGCCTCCTTCGCGGCAGGGCGCGGCACCCAGACCCAGCTCCTCGACGACACCCGGGTGCGGATCACCCGCATCATCCGCGGGTCCGTCGAGGACGTCTGGCGCGCCCACCACGAGCCCGCCCTCATCCAGCGCTGGATGCGCGGCCCCGACGGCTGGGTCATGCCCGTCTGCGAGCTCGCCTCCGAGGTCGGCGGCACGTTCCGTCAGGAGTGGGAGACCGACGAGGGTGCCGACCGGTTCGGCTTCACGGGCACGCTGCTGGAGTCGACGCCCCCGTACCGCGAGGTGAGCACCGAGCAGATGATCGGCACCGACGGGCCGGGCACCGTGAACGAGCTCACGCTGACCCCGGTCGAGGGCGGCACGCTGCTCGCCCTGGTCATCACCTACCCCGACGCCGCGACGCGCGACGCGGTGCTGGCGACCGGGATGGCCGAGGGCATGGAGGCCGGCTACGCCCGCCTGGACGCCGAACTCCAGGCCGCCTGA
- a CDS encoding FAD-binding oxidoreductase, translating to MSHTFEPPGPTLSTAALNALRLRVSGDLFTPEHPDWDRVRAPWVLNVDQRPLAVLAVDDVDDVVGAVQWAGAEGVQVCVQPSGHGAGADVSGSLLLRTRALDRIDIDVEGRTARIGAGVNAGELGAALAGTGLTFLSGSNPDPSVVGLTLTGGLSWFGRAFGLGCDSIVAADVVDGTGTLRHVDAADPDLLWALRGGGGDLAVVVSLELRLHPAPVIHGGQLWWPIDRLRPVLDAFRAVCERAPDTFTAWWHAMALPPLPEIPEPLRGGHFVTVAVAHLGEADELDDLLAPLRAIPGAIRDSVGPLGPEQIPHLAEEPVDPTPVLSVSTLLNELDAATADALEATVGPGSDCPVAIVQIRQLGGRLAEPPVDLGSHGPIAEPYSLTAFALLPAPELEPVFAGWLGRIADCAATSTAGRTPMNFLGHDEANTWWDDATRARLQAIKAATDPQGVLRSNRPVSA from the coding sequence ATGTCCCACACCTTCGAACCGCCCGGCCCGACGCTGTCGACCGCGGCACTGAACGCCCTGCGCCTGCGCGTCTCGGGCGACCTGTTCACCCCCGAGCACCCCGACTGGGACCGCGTGCGCGCGCCGTGGGTCCTCAACGTCGACCAGCGCCCGCTGGCCGTCCTGGCGGTCGACGACGTCGACGACGTCGTGGGGGCCGTGCAGTGGGCCGGCGCCGAGGGCGTCCAGGTCTGCGTCCAGCCCAGCGGTCACGGGGCCGGCGCCGACGTCAGCGGCTCCCTGCTGCTGCGCACCCGCGCACTGGATCGGATCGACATCGACGTCGAGGGACGGACCGCCCGGATCGGCGCGGGCGTCAACGCCGGCGAGCTCGGCGCCGCCCTCGCCGGCACGGGGCTGACCTTCCTGTCGGGCTCCAACCCCGACCCCAGCGTGGTCGGGCTCACCCTGACCGGCGGGCTGAGCTGGTTCGGGCGGGCCTTCGGGCTGGGCTGCGACAGCATCGTCGCCGCCGACGTGGTGGACGGCACCGGCACGCTGCGGCACGTGGACGCCGCGGACCCCGACCTGCTCTGGGCGCTGCGCGGCGGCGGCGGGGACCTGGCCGTGGTCGTGTCGCTCGAACTGCGCCTCCACCCGGCCCCCGTCATCCACGGCGGGCAGCTGTGGTGGCCGATCGACCGGTTGCGTCCGGTGCTCGACGCCTTCCGCGCGGTCTGCGAGCGGGCGCCGGACACCTTCACGGCCTGGTGGCACGCCATGGCGCTGCCGCCCCTGCCGGAGATCCCCGAACCCCTGCGCGGCGGCCACTTCGTGACGGTCGCGGTCGCGCACCTCGGCGAGGCGGACGAACTGGACGACCTGCTCGCGCCGCTGCGCGCCATCCCGGGCGCCATCCGCGACTCGGTCGGCCCGCTGGGGCCCGAGCAGATCCCCCACCTGGCCGAGGAGCCCGTCGACCCGACGCCCGTGCTGTCGGTGTCCACGCTGCTGAACGAGCTCGACGCGGCGACGGCGGACGCGCTGGAGGCGACGGTGGGGCCGGGGAGCGACTGCCCGGTCGCGATCGTGCAGATCCGCCAGCTCGGCGGCCGCCTGGCGGAGCCGCCCGTGGATCTGGGCAGCCACGGCCCGATCGCCGAGCCGTACTCCCTGACGGCGTTCGCGCTGCTGCCGGCACCCGAGCTCGAGCCCGTGTTCGCGGGCTGGCTGGGCCGGATCGCCGACTGCGCCGCGACGTCGACGGCGGGTCGGACGCCGATGAACTTCCTGGGCCACGACGAGGCCAACACCTGGTGGGACGACGCGACCAGGGCGCGGCTGCAGGCGATCAAGGCGGCGACGGACCCCCAGGGCGTCCTGCGCAGCAACCGGCCGGTCTCGGCGTAG
- the purQ gene encoding phosphoribosylformylglycinamidine synthase subunit PurQ: MTRVGVVTFPGSLDDQDARRAVTLAGMEAVPLWHAAHDLEGVDAVILPGGFSYGDYLRCGAIARFSPIMTEIVAAANSGLPVLGICNGFQVLCESHLLPGALIRNDRRTFVCRDQTLKVESRDTVWTCAMEEGQEIEIVLKNGEGRYIADDETLARLEGENQVVFRYLGVNPNGSSNDIAGVTNARGNVVGLMPHPEHNVEALTGPSLDGRLFFDSLTQFLSARV, translated from the coding sequence ATGACCCGCGTCGGCGTCGTCACCTTCCCGGGTTCCCTGGACGACCAGGACGCCCGCCGCGCCGTGACGCTCGCGGGGATGGAGGCCGTCCCGCTGTGGCACGCCGCCCACGACCTGGAGGGCGTGGACGCGGTGATCCTGCCCGGCGGCTTCTCCTACGGCGACTACCTGCGCTGCGGCGCCATCGCGCGCTTCAGCCCGATCATGACCGAGATCGTCGCCGCCGCGAACTCCGGCCTGCCGGTGCTGGGCATCTGCAACGGCTTCCAGGTGCTGTGCGAGTCGCACCTGCTCCCCGGCGCCCTCATCCGCAACGACCGCCGCACCTTCGTGTGCCGCGACCAGACCCTCAAGGTCGAGTCGCGCGACACGGTGTGGACGTGCGCGATGGAGGAGGGTCAGGAGATCGAGATCGTCCTGAAGAACGGCGAGGGCCGCTACATCGCCGACGACGAGACGCTGGCCCGCCTCGAGGGCGAGAACCAGGTGGTGTTCCGCTACCTCGGCGTGAACCCCAACGGCTCCTCCAACGACATCGCCGGCGTCACCAACGCCCGCGGCAACGTGGTGGGACTGATGCCGCACCCCGAGCACAACGTCGAGGCCCTCACCGGCCCCTCGCTGGACGGCCGGCTGTTCTTCGACAGCCTCACGCAGTTCCTCTCGGCGCGCGTCTGA
- a CDS encoding ABC transporter permease: MSSATIGQRRRPDFWTWVTWAAFAGFGLFLVYPLVTLIVSGFQDPETHTWTLDNFAKFFGREYYRSALVNSLVVTLVVTFWTVVIAVPMAYFVTRFRIRFQRTMDILIIISLLSPPFIGAYAWILLFGRAGIVTRFLSDTTGFEMPSIYGFNGIAMVFVLKLFPYLYLYACGALRKMDASVGEASESLGATAWRTATKVILPVIVPTILAGSVIVFMRAIADYGTPQLIGEGYTVLPVLIYNEFVGETGGSSNFAAAISVILMVIAGVVFWVQNWLGNRRKFLMSALNPMKPKQLHGWRAVAVNAFLWIIVFVATLPQLTVVYTSFLKTKGVIFVPGFSLESYRQVLDGMMTPVINTFLFGVMAIVIIVVVGVLVAYVSVRRANILTRILDMFIMFPYVIPGAVLGITMLLTFNRPPLMLSGTVAILVIMYVVRRVPYTVRSSAAILHQINPNIEEAAVSLGARPMKSFVRVTLPAMLPGVLSGAVLSWVTVINELSSTLILYTGKTATMSVAIFTEVMRASYGTAAALSTILTITTVLSLLLFFKLSDSDDISV, encoded by the coding sequence ATGTCGTCGGCAACGATCGGGCAGCGGCGGCGTCCTGACTTCTGGACCTGGGTGACCTGGGCGGCGTTCGCCGGCTTCGGGCTGTTCCTGGTCTACCCGCTCGTCACGCTGATCGTCTCGGGCTTCCAGGACCCCGAGACCCACACCTGGACGCTGGACAACTTCGCGAAGTTCTTCGGCCGGGAGTACTACCGCAGCGCGCTGGTCAACAGCCTGGTCGTGACGCTGGTCGTCACGTTCTGGACGGTCGTGATCGCCGTCCCGATGGCCTACTTCGTGACCCGGTTCAGGATCCGGTTCCAGCGCACCATGGACATCCTGATCATCATCTCGCTGCTGTCGCCCCCCTTCATCGGCGCCTACGCGTGGATCCTGCTGTTCGGCCGGGCGGGCATCGTGACCCGGTTCCTGTCCGACACCACCGGCTTCGAGATGCCGTCGATCTACGGCTTCAACGGCATCGCCATGGTGTTCGTGCTGAAGCTGTTCCCCTACCTGTACCTGTACGCCTGCGGCGCGCTGCGCAAGATGGACGCGTCGGTCGGGGAGGCGTCCGAGAGCCTGGGGGCGACCGCCTGGCGGACCGCCACCAAGGTGATCCTGCCCGTCATCGTGCCGACGATCCTGGCCGGCAGCGTCATCGTGTTCATGCGGGCCATCGCCGACTACGGCACCCCGCAGCTGATCGGCGAGGGCTACACGGTGCTCCCGGTGCTGATCTACAACGAGTTCGTCGGCGAGACGGGCGGCAGCTCCAACTTCGCCGCCGCGATCTCGGTGATCCTGATGGTGATCGCCGGCGTGGTGTTCTGGGTGCAGAACTGGCTGGGCAACCGGCGCAAGTTCCTGATGAGCGCGCTCAACCCGATGAAGCCCAAGCAACTGCACGGCTGGCGCGCCGTCGCGGTGAACGCGTTCCTGTGGATCATCGTGTTCGTCGCCACGCTGCCCCAGCTCACCGTGGTGTACACGTCGTTCCTGAAGACCAAGGGCGTCATCTTCGTGCCCGGGTTCTCCCTGGAGAGCTACCGGCAGGTGCTGGACGGCATGATGACCCCGGTCATCAACACCTTCCTGTTCGGCGTGATGGCGATCGTCATCATCGTGGTGGTGGGCGTCCTGGTGGCCTACGTGTCGGTGCGGCGGGCGAACATCCTGACGCGGATCCTCGACATGTTCATCATGTTCCCCTACGTGATCCCGGGCGCGGTGCTGGGCATCACGATGCTGCTGACGTTCAACCGGCCACCGCTCATGCTGTCGGGGACGGTGGCCATCCTGGTCATCATGTACGTGGTGCGCCGCGTCCCGTACACGGTGCGCTCCTCGGCCGCGATCCTGCACCAGATCAACCCCAACATCGAGGAGGCCGCCGTCAGCCTCGGCGCCCGCCCGATGAAGTCGTTCGTGCGGGTCACCCTGCCGGCCATGCTGCCCGGCGTCCTGTCGGGCGCGGTGCTGAGCTGGGTGACGGTCATCAACGAGCTCAGCTCGACGCTGATCCTCTACACCGGCAAGACCGCGACCATGTCGGTGGCGATCTTCACCGAGGTGATGCGGGCCAGCTACGGCACCGCCGCGGCCCTGTCGACGATCCTGACGATCACGACCGTGCTGTCGCTGCTGCTGTTCTTCAAGCTGAGCGACTCCGACGACATCAGCGTCTAG
- a CDS encoding ABC transporter ATP-binding protein, which yields MSVPITIRNITKRYGDTVVIPDLSADIHDGEFFTLLGPSGCGKTTLLRMIAGFIDIERGTIAFGDQVINDVPVYKRDYGMVFQNYAIFPSMTVEKNVMFGLENRKVPKTDAERRTLEMLAKVKMEHLAKRFPENLSGGQQQRIALARAIVINPQVLLMDEPLSNLDAKLRIEIRQAIADIQREIGITTVYVTHDQEEALSVSDRIAVMNAGEIQQIASPEAIYRRPFNQFVAGFVGHSNSFDATVLENAGGRGGLRLAGGYTLALDTLRADVAAGDEVVVSVRPENFVVADSPTGLSGTVRLRQFLGAHVQYILDDPHGREFLVNQSADFGTRLFEIGDSIDLGLDARAVNVFDGSGRTLIEGVTSNVVGNDRAAAAS from the coding sequence GTGAGCGTTCCCATCACCATCCGCAACATCACCAAGCGATACGGGGACACGGTCGTCATCCCCGACCTGTCCGCCGACATCCACGACGGCGAGTTCTTCACCCTCCTGGGCCCCAGCGGCTGCGGCAAGACCACGCTGCTGCGCATGATCGCGGGCTTCATCGACATCGAGCGCGGCACCATCGCGTTCGGCGACCAGGTCATCAACGATGTGCCCGTCTACAAGCGCGACTACGGCATGGTCTTCCAGAACTACGCGATCTTCCCCTCCATGACGGTGGAGAAGAACGTCATGTTCGGCCTGGAGAACCGCAAGGTGCCCAAGACGGACGCCGAGCGCCGGACCCTGGAGATGCTGGCCAAGGTGAAGATGGAGCACCTGGCCAAGCGGTTCCCCGAGAACCTGTCGGGCGGCCAGCAGCAGCGCATCGCGCTGGCCCGGGCCATCGTGATCAACCCGCAGGTGCTGCTCATGGACGAGCCGCTGTCGAACCTGGACGCCAAGCTGCGCATCGAGATCCGGCAGGCGATCGCCGACATCCAGCGCGAGATCGGCATCACCACCGTCTACGTCACCCACGACCAGGAGGAGGCCCTGTCGGTCTCCGACCGGATCGCGGTCATGAACGCGGGTGAGATCCAGCAGATCGCGAGCCCCGAGGCGATCTACCGGCGCCCGTTCAACCAGTTCGTCGCCGGCTTCGTGGGCCACTCCAACAGCTTCGACGCCACCGTCCTGGAGAACGCGGGCGGACGCGGCGGGCTGCGGTTGGCAGGCGGCTACACCCTGGCGCTGGACACCCTGCGGGCCGACGTCGCCGCCGGCGACGAGGTTGTCGTGAGCGTCCGCCCCGAGAACTTCGTGGTGGCCGACTCCCCCACCGGACTGTCCGGGACCGTGCGGCTGCGGCAGTTCCTCGGCGCGCACGTCCAGTACATCCTCGACGACCCCCACGGCCGGGAGTTCCTGGTCAACCAGAGCGCCGACTTCGGGACGCGGCTGTTCGAGATCGGCGACAGCATCGACCTCGGCCTGGACGCCCGGGCCGTCAACGTCTTCGACGGATCCGGCCGCACCCTCATCGAGGGGGTGACCAGCAATGTCGTCGGCAACGATCGGGCAGCGGCGGCGTCCTGA